Proteins from a genomic interval of Arthrobacter sp. CAN_C5:
- a CDS encoding IS3 family transposase (programmed frameshift) — protein sequence MSNSGPRAGGPRPRRSFTPAQKLAHLAAYQQACDDGSGGGAYLRREGIYSSQITEWRKLRDAGVLEGRKPGEKIGKLTAEQAEIARLRRQLEVNERTLARTRAALDIMGKARQLLEENLRKRGAAAVVQETLMGVYAELTGAHIPTREAAVLAGIPRATATRSPRIPQAGPMPVSVPANKLDPDERAGILAAVNSARFVDLAPVQIYAQLLDEGTYLCSISTIYRILTENKQVKERRRQARHPPRTVPELTAAGPGQVYSWDITKLAGPVRGKYFDAYVMLDIYSRYIVGAYVHAHESGELAVEMMKEIFGIHGIPEIVHADRGTSMTSKTVAVLLSDLEVTRSHSRPRVSNDNPYSEAWFKTLKFAPVFPERFGSLADARAFMATFVEGYNHSHRHTGIGLNTPADVHYGLAATKATERSITLAAARQKNPERFSTETDPKILTVPGAAWINKPSQETQTEAAA from the exons ATGAGTAATTCTGGCCCTCGTGCCGGCGGTCCAAGGCCTCGAAGGTCGTTTACCCCGGCGCAGAAACTAGCCCATCTGGCCGCTTACCAACAGGCCTGTGACGATGGCTCCGGAGGCGGGGCGTACCTTCGTCGTGAGGGCATCTATTCCTCCCAGATCACTGAGTGGCGCAAACTCCGTGATGCAGGTGTGCTCGAGGGTAGGAAGCCCGGGGAGAAGATCGGCAAGCTTACCGCTGAGCAGGCCGAAATCGCCCGTCTACGCCGGCAACTGGAGGTGAATGAACGCACGCTGGCACGGACTCGGGCAGCGTTGGACATCATGGGAAAAGCACGGCAGCTTTTGGAGGAAA ATCTCCGAAAGCGAGGAGCAGCAGCAGTGGTACAGGAAACCCTGATGGGGGTTTATGCCGAACTCACAGGTGCGCATATCCCCACGCGGGAAGCGGCGGTCTTGGCCGGGATACCGCGGGCGACCGCAACCCGCAGCCCGCGGATCCCGCAGGCCGGGCCGATGCCCGTGTCTGTCCCGGCAAACAAGCTCGACCCGGACGAACGCGCCGGTATCCTCGCTGCCGTGAACTCTGCCCGCTTCGTGGATCTAGCCCCGGTCCAGATCTACGCGCAGCTGCTGGACGAGGGGACCTACCTGTGCTCAATCTCAACGATCTACCGGATATTGACTGAGAATAAGCAGGTCAAAGAGCGCCGCCGGCAGGCACGCCATCCGCCCAGGACCGTTCCGGAATTGACAGCGGCTGGCCCCGGGCAGGTCTACAGCTGGGACATTACCAAGCTTGCCGGCCCGGTCAGGGGTAAGTACTTCGATGCCTACGTGATGCTCGATATTTACTCCCGCTACATCGTGGGCGCATACGTCCATGCCCACGAATCCGGGGAGTTGGCGGTGGAGATGATGAAGGAAATCTTCGGTATCCACGGCATCCCGGAAATCGTGCACGCGGACCGCGGGACTTCTATGACGTCCAAGACCGTAGCTGTACTGCTCTCCGATCTGGAAGTCACCAGGTCACACTCCAGGCCCCGCGTATCCAATGACAACCCCTACAGCGAGGCGTGGTTCAAGACCTTGAAATTCGCTCCCGTGTTCCCTGAACGATTCGGCTCCCTGGCCGATGCGAGGGCCTTCATGGCGACTTTTGTCGAAGGATACAACCACAGCCACCGCCATACCGGAATCGGACTAAACACCCCGGCAGACGTCCACTACGGTCTTGCCGCGACGAAGGCCACCGAACGCTCCATCACTTTGGCCGCCGCACGGCAGAAGAATCCCGAACGATTCAGCACCGAAACGGACCCAAAAATACTCACCGTCCCCGGCGCGGCATGGATCAACAAACCATCCCAGGAAACCCAGACAGAAGCAGCCGCCTAA
- a CDS encoding recombinase family protein: MTGLLIGYARVSTNDQDLTGQKNALVALGVAPEKTFTDQGLTGANRARPGLREALAACRDGDTLIVTKLDRLARSLRDAKDIVDELTRREVKLSIGGSVHDPTDPVGRLLFNVLAMVAEFEADLIRARTREGMAVAKAKGRLRGKQPKLSKKQEAHLVSVHRAGTHTTAELAELFAVARSTVYRAIKRAGDATG; the protein is encoded by the coding sequence ATGACCGGACTGCTGATCGGATACGCGCGTGTATCCACCAACGACCAAGACCTCACCGGCCAAAAGAATGCCTTGGTTGCCCTTGGGGTGGCGCCGGAGAAGACATTCACCGACCAGGGCCTCACCGGCGCCAACCGGGCGCGTCCCGGACTCAGGGAAGCGTTGGCTGCCTGCCGGGACGGGGACACCCTGATTGTGACCAAACTCGACCGCCTTGCCCGGTCGCTGCGCGATGCGAAGGATATTGTCGATGAGCTCACCCGCCGTGAAGTCAAGCTCAGCATCGGCGGCTCCGTCCATGACCCGACCGATCCCGTGGGCCGACTCCTCTTCAATGTCCTGGCCATGGTCGCGGAATTCGAAGCCGACCTGATCCGGGCCCGTACCCGGGAAGGCATGGCCGTTGCCAAGGCGAAGGGCCGGCTGCGGGGGAAGCAACCCAAGCTCTCCAAGAAGCAGGAAGCCCACCTGGTCTCGGTCCACCGAGCCGGGACACACACGACGGCGGAACTTGCCGAACTCTTTGCCGTCGCCCGTTCAACCGTTTACCGTGCCATCAAACGCGCGGGCGACGCCACCGGTTAG
- a CDS encoding DUF6326 family protein, translating to MTLQTKTPTLLDNPRIPVQAKLAAAWTSFMFLVIYIDYFHLYQPGEIDEIRGGEIFVFDITGTLVSIFFVIIAIPSLMVLLSMTLPPRANRAMNLVVALLFIPLSVFNAAGATWDWAFYYGLTIGVELLILAFILRSAWTWPRTAPSGTMPTSPDHEAVRAQQQA from the coding sequence ATGACCCTCCAAACGAAAACCCCGACCCTGCTCGACAATCCGCGGATCCCGGTGCAGGCCAAGCTCGCGGCCGCCTGGACCAGCTTCATGTTCCTCGTCATCTACATTGACTACTTCCACCTCTACCAGCCCGGCGAAATTGACGAAATCCGGGGTGGCGAGATCTTTGTCTTCGACATCACCGGGACATTGGTTTCCATCTTCTTCGTGATCATAGCGATCCCGAGCCTGATGGTGCTGCTCTCGATGACGCTGCCTCCCCGAGCGAACCGGGCCATGAACCTTGTCGTTGCCCTGCTGTTCATCCCCCTCTCCGTCTTCAACGCGGCAGGGGCGACCTGGGACTGGGCCTTTTACTACGGCCTCACCATTGGCGTCGAGCTGCTGATCCTGGCCTTCATTCTGCGCTCCGCCTGGACCTGGCCCCGCACCGCCCCGTCGGGGACCATGCCGACCAGCCCGGACCATGAAGCCGTTCGCGCCCAGCAGCAAGCGTGA
- the sigK gene encoding ECF RNA polymerase sigma factor SigK, with protein MDQLILNASERRSAGVNFQADHKPLAELLHRAGEGDRDAFTTFYQLTSHRVYGLARRVTVDAEIAHDATQEIFLIVWQDAHKYNPTIGNPMAWLMTITHRRAVDKVRSEQARTDRDALWGVANHSPDYDVVAETVTTRIEAQSVTACLGSLSAAQREAISLAYYNGLTYREVAERLSIPLPTIKTRIRDGLKHLRTCLDEGPTK; from the coding sequence ATGGATCAGCTGATTTTGAACGCGTCCGAACGTAGATCCGCCGGAGTGAACTTTCAGGCAGATCACAAACCACTAGCCGAGCTTCTTCACCGTGCGGGCGAAGGAGACCGGGATGCTTTCACCACGTTCTACCAACTCACATCTCACCGGGTCTATGGTCTTGCGCGCCGGGTCACCGTCGACGCTGAGATAGCCCACGACGCCACCCAGGAAATCTTCCTCATCGTCTGGCAGGACGCCCACAAATACAACCCCACAATCGGTAATCCCATGGCCTGGCTGATGACCATCACCCACCGCCGAGCCGTTGATAAAGTCCGCTCAGAACAAGCCAGAACCGACCGGGACGCGCTCTGGGGTGTCGCGAACCACAGCCCGGACTACGACGTCGTAGCCGAAACCGTTACCACCAGAATAGAAGCCCAATCCGTCACCGCCTGCCTGGGAAGCCTCTCTGCCGCCCAACGAGAAGCAATCAGCCTCGCCTACTACAACGGCCTGACCTACCGTGAAGTCGCCGAACGTCTGTCCATCCCGCTACCGACCATCAAAACCAGAATCCGAGACGGACTCAAACACCTGAGAACCTGCCTAGACGAGGGCCCAACCAAGTGA
- a CDS encoding DUF3892 domain-containing protein has translation METTGRATWASRATSARDISAVVILGMPPLQSGVLGPDPTCLLNAGPSALDKGGYRLKHRDNVVADPSVHSTSSTTTDQRIIMKYIRQIHLDSPGTRSEHISRVNHSDTPTGPLSESSRAKIVQQIASGTETFCSRNTNGAEAPVVVRTSGLGIKYIATVSDGRETNNLLSLPTY, from the coding sequence ATGGAGACCACCGGACGCGCAACCTGGGCCAGCCGGGCTACGTCGGCAAGGGACATATCGGCTGTGGTCATACTCGGCATGCCTCCTCTTCAATCCGGGGTCCTAGGACCTGACCCTACCTGCTTACTCAACGCAGGCCCGTCAGCACTTGATAAAGGGGGTTATCGCTTGAAACACAGAGACAACGTTGTTGCGGACCCTAGCGTTCATTCGACGAGCTCTACAACCACCGATCAAAGGATCATCATGAAGTACATACGCCAGATTCACCTTGATAGCCCGGGGACACGGAGCGAACATATCTCCCGCGTGAATCATTCGGATACCCCTACCGGTCCATTGTCCGAATCATCCAGAGCAAAGATCGTGCAGCAAATCGCGTCCGGTACGGAGACCTTTTGCAGCCGTAACACCAACGGCGCCGAGGCCCCGGTGGTGGTGAGGACCAGCGGACTCGGAATCAAGTACATCGCCACTGTCAGCGACGGACGGGAGACCAACAATCTGCTGAGTCTTCCCACGTACTGA
- a CDS encoding TetR/AcrR family transcriptional regulator, producing the protein MSAREQRQVASDAGLTKHRVVVEAIRLADREGVEGLSMRRLARELGAGAMSLYHYVASKEELLDAMIDVVFEEIELPPEETDWQSAMRRRSVSARQVLARHPWAIGLMDSRTSPGAAHLRHREAVTACLRRAGFSALMATHANWLLDSLVYGYALQEANLPFDTADEFAAMAEDVYLPQLPPDEFPYLNESAAALVAADYDPAEEFIFGLDLALAALEPLRDSA; encoded by the coding sequence GTGTCCGCTAGGGAACAACGCCAGGTCGCGTCAGACGCGGGGCTGACCAAGCACCGGGTGGTGGTGGAGGCGATCCGGCTTGCCGACCGCGAGGGGGTCGAAGGGTTGAGCATGCGCCGGCTGGCCCGCGAGCTTGGCGCGGGAGCGATGTCGCTCTACCACTATGTGGCGAGCAAGGAGGAGTTGCTGGACGCGATGATCGACGTCGTGTTCGAGGAGATTGAGCTACCGCCCGAAGAGACCGACTGGCAATCGGCGATGCGACGGCGTTCGGTATCCGCCCGACAGGTTCTCGCGCGACACCCGTGGGCGATTGGCCTGATGGACTCGCGGACATCGCCGGGGGCCGCGCACCTCCGCCATCGCGAGGCTGTTACCGCCTGCCTGCGGAGGGCGGGTTTCTCAGCGTTGATGGCAACGCACGCCAACTGGCTGCTCGACAGCCTTGTCTACGGTTACGCCCTGCAGGAAGCCAACCTGCCGTTCGATACAGCCGATGAGTTCGCGGCCATGGCCGAGGACGTCTACCTGCCCCAGCTTCCTCCCGACGAGTTCCCCTACCTCAACGAATCCGCCGCGGCACTCGTCGCTGCCGACTACGACCCGGCGGAGGAGTTCATCTTCGGCCTCGATCTCGCCCTGGCCGCCCTCGAACCCCTGAGAGACTCCGCATAG
- a CDS encoding ABC transporter ATP-binding protein: MIEAHELTKRYGDKTAVHTLSFTIAPGTVTGFLGPNGAGKSTTMRLIMGLDRPTSGTVTVNGKPYGQHRSPLREVGALLDAKAVHPGRSARSHLRTMAATHNIKTSRVSEVIEMTGLAGAATKRVGGFSLGMSQRLGIAAALLGDPRTLILDEPVNGLDPEGVQWVRQLVRDLAAEGRTVFLSSHLMSEMSQTADQLLVIGRGHIIATGSVQQVIDSVASGAVRVRSPRSCELAAALATDSVTITSPETGMLEVSGTTAEHVGQVAFRNGLPLYELSPRRASLEEAYMFLTQDAVEYRSEPTTAHSTPDQKGQDR; encoded by the coding sequence ATGATCGAGGCACACGAGCTCACCAAGCGCTACGGCGACAAGACCGCAGTGCACACCCTCAGCTTCACCATTGCGCCCGGTACCGTGACCGGGTTCCTCGGCCCGAACGGTGCCGGCAAGTCCACGACGATGCGCTTGATCATGGGACTGGACCGGCCGACGTCGGGCACCGTCACGGTCAACGGCAAGCCCTACGGGCAGCACCGTTCCCCGCTGCGGGAGGTCGGCGCCCTGCTCGACGCCAAGGCCGTGCACCCCGGCCGCAGCGCCCGCTCGCATCTGCGTACGATGGCCGCCACCCACAACATCAAGACCTCCCGCGTCAGCGAGGTCATCGAGATGACCGGCCTGGCCGGGGCCGCGACCAAGCGCGTCGGCGGGTTCTCCCTCGGCATGAGCCAACGCCTGGGCATCGCCGCCGCACTCCTGGGTGACCCCCGGACGCTCATTCTCGACGAGCCGGTCAACGGGCTCGACCCTGAGGGCGTGCAGTGGGTTCGCCAACTGGTGCGCGATCTGGCCGCCGAGGGACGGACTGTGTTCCTGTCCTCGCACCTGATGAGCGAGATGTCCCAGACCGCCGATCAGCTCCTGGTGATCGGCCGCGGTCACATCATCGCCACCGGCTCGGTCCAACAGGTCATCGATTCCGTCGCCAGCGGCGCTGTGCGGGTGCGATCCCCGCGCTCCTGTGAGCTCGCCGCCGCCCTGGCCACCGACAGCGTGACCATCACCTCTCCCGAGACCGGGATGCTCGAGGTCAGCGGGACCACCGCGGAACACGTCGGCCAGGTCGCCTTCCGAAACGGGCTGCCGCTCTACGAATTGTCCCCACGCCGGGCCAGCCTCGAGGAGGCGTACATGTTCCTGACCCAGGACGCGGTCGAGTACCGCTCCGAGCCCACCACCGCCCACAGCACCCCAGACCAGAAGGGCCAAGACCGATGA
- a CDS encoding ABC transporter permease subunit, with product MSTLTDDPLMSSPAANPPAAAQVYPTFAGVLRGEWIKLLSLRSTWWALASTAAVITLVALASAMSLSATTDDPALAQGVEQMHGAEIIAGGFHFGMLTIAVLGALLITGEYATGTIRSTFAAVPSRIPVLGAKALVLIVLTAAVTLVSATLSYFVTMLQLSQYDLVPALDDPGTWRVLGGTLYSLIAAALFSLGIATLLRSTAASVTVALTVLLLLPGTLSFIRLDWVETIVSYLPLPASAALLTTGAAETQGAYLSTQASLIVMAAYAIVPLAAAAVVLHRRDA from the coding sequence ATGAGCACACTGACCGATGACCCCCTGATGAGCTCACCCGCAGCCAACCCGCCCGCCGCCGCGCAGGTGTATCCCACCTTCGCGGGGGTCTTGCGTGGGGAATGGATCAAGCTGCTGTCCCTGCGCTCGACGTGGTGGGCGCTGGCCTCCACCGCCGCAGTGATCACGCTGGTGGCCCTGGCCTCCGCCATGTCCTTGAGCGCCACGACCGACGATCCCGCCCTGGCCCAAGGCGTCGAGCAGATGCATGGTGCCGAGATCATCGCAGGCGGCTTCCATTTCGGCATGCTCACCATCGCCGTCCTGGGCGCCCTGCTCATCACCGGGGAATACGCCACCGGCACGATCCGCTCCACTTTCGCGGCTGTTCCGAGCCGGATCCCCGTCCTTGGCGCCAAAGCCCTCGTCCTGATTGTGCTGACGGCCGCCGTGACCCTCGTCAGCGCGACCCTCTCCTACTTCGTCACCATGCTCCAGCTCTCGCAGTACGACCTCGTCCCAGCGCTGGACGACCCGGGCACCTGGCGCGTCCTCGGCGGCACCCTCTACTCCCTTATCGCCGCCGCCCTGTTCTCCCTTGGCATTGCCACGCTCCTGCGCTCCACCGCCGCCAGCGTGACCGTAGCCCTGACCGTCCTGCTGCTACTGCCCGGCACCCTCAGCTTCATCCGCCTGGACTGGGTAGAGACCATCGTCAGCTACTTACCGCTGCCGGCGTCCGCAGCGTTGCTCACCACCGGAGCAGCCGAGACGCAGGGTGCCTACCTCTCCACACAGGCGAGCCTGATTGTGATGGCCGCCTACGCTATCGTCCCTCTCGCAGCCGCGGCCGTCGTGCTGCACCGACGCGACGCCTGA
- a CDS encoding class I SAM-dependent DNA methyltransferase, with the protein MPPKVKVDALPSTMKELKDTLWKAADKLRGSMDASQYKDVILGLVFLKYVSDAFDERRERIRAELGADGFGEHQITQMIDDVDEYTGRGVFWVPTQARWTYLAQNAKGTQAVDGEAAKTIGELIDDAMDAVMGANPSLAATLPRIFNRDNIDQRRLGELLDLFNSARFTGQGAKKARDLLGEVYEYFLEKFAKAEGKRGGEFYTPADVVRVLVEVLEPDHGRVYDPCCGSGGMFVQTEKFLESHNKEGSSISVYGQELNERTWRMAKMNLAIHGLNGNLASRWGDTFARDQHPELEADFIMANPPFNIKDWARSESDPRWKYGVPPVGNANYAWIQHIISKLAPGGSAGVVMANGSMSSNSGGEGDIRAQLVEADLVSCMVALPTQLFRSTGIPVCLWFFAKDKSAGAVDRSGEVLFIDARNLGYMVDRAERALADEDIAKIAETYHAWRGSASAQGSGIEYDDVAGFCKSVSLAEIKAADYALTPGRYVGAADVEDDGEPIEEKIARLSAELFEQFAESGRLAAVVREQLGRVS; encoded by the coding sequence GTGCCCCCGAAAGTGAAGGTGGATGCCCTGCCGTCCACCATGAAGGAACTCAAGGACACCCTGTGGAAGGCCGCGGACAAGCTGCGCGGCTCCATGGACGCGTCCCAGTACAAGGATGTAATCCTGGGGCTGGTGTTCCTGAAGTACGTATCGGACGCGTTCGATGAACGCCGGGAGCGGATCCGGGCCGAACTCGGGGCCGACGGATTCGGTGAGCACCAGATTACTCAGATGATCGACGACGTCGACGAGTACACCGGGCGGGGGGTGTTCTGGGTGCCGACGCAGGCACGCTGGACCTACCTCGCACAGAACGCCAAGGGCACGCAGGCAGTGGACGGCGAGGCGGCCAAGACCATCGGCGAGCTGATCGATGACGCGATGGACGCCGTCATGGGCGCCAATCCGTCGCTCGCGGCAACGCTGCCGCGGATCTTCAACCGGGACAACATTGACCAGCGCCGTCTCGGTGAACTGCTGGACCTCTTCAACTCCGCGCGGTTCACCGGACAGGGCGCTAAGAAGGCCCGCGACCTGCTCGGTGAGGTCTACGAGTACTTTCTGGAGAAGTTCGCCAAGGCCGAGGGCAAGCGGGGAGGCGAGTTCTACACGCCGGCCGACGTCGTCCGCGTGCTCGTTGAGGTGCTGGAACCCGATCACGGCCGCGTCTATGACCCGTGCTGTGGGTCGGGCGGCATGTTTGTGCAGACGGAGAAGTTCCTTGAGTCGCACAACAAGGAGGGGTCGAGCATCTCCGTCTACGGGCAGGAGTTGAACGAGCGCACCTGGCGGATGGCGAAGATGAACCTCGCCATCCACGGGCTGAACGGGAACCTGGCCAGCCGCTGGGGCGACACGTTCGCGCGCGACCAGCACCCGGAGTTGGAAGCCGACTTCATCATGGCCAACCCGCCCTTCAACATCAAGGACTGGGCGCGCTCCGAAAGCGACCCCCGCTGGAAGTATGGTGTCCCGCCCGTAGGCAACGCCAACTACGCATGGATCCAGCACATCATCTCCAAGCTCGCCCCGGGCGGCAGCGCCGGTGTGGTGATGGCGAACGGTTCCATGTCGTCGAATTCCGGCGGCGAGGGTGACATCCGTGCGCAACTGGTGGAGGCCGACCTGGTTTCCTGCATGGTCGCCCTCCCCACTCAGCTGTTCCGCAGCACCGGCATCCCGGTGTGCCTGTGGTTCTTCGCTAAGGACAAATCGGCAGGCGCCGTCGACCGGTCCGGTGAGGTGCTCTTCATTGACGCGCGGAACCTGGGTTACATGGTGGACCGGGCCGAGCGCGCGCTGGCGGACGAGGACATCGCAAAGATCGCCGAGACGTATCACGCGTGGCGCGGGTCAGCGTCGGCTCAGGGTTCGGGCATCGAGTACGACGACGTCGCGGGGTTCTGCAAGTCAGTCTCGCTGGCGGAGATCAAGGCAGCCGACTACGCGCTGACGCCGGGCCGGTATGTCGGCGCGGCTGACGTGGAGGACGACGGCGAGCCGATTGAGGAGAAAATCGCCCGGCTGTCGGCCGAGTTGTTTGAGCAGTTCGCTGAGTCGGGGCGGCTGGCCGCGGTCGTGCGAGAGCAGCTGGGGCGGGTTTCGTGA
- a CDS encoding NAD(P)-dependent alcohol dehydrogenase: MGNEQRSNAGAPLVPGVSLGGAATMRATVQHRYGPPSALELSKIGVPLPGRGEVLVQVGAASVHPGDYFVMTGEPYMVRLVYGLRRPRHGTPGMDLAGVVAAVGKDVTAFRPGEKVFGWSTAGALAEYACVPADNLVPVPANLSVVDAAAVPTSAMTALQALRKIANVRPGQTVLVTGASGGVGSFAVQIAKTFGAEVTGVCSTRNVDLVRSLGADHVIDYTRTDFTHTGKRYDVILDNIEAQPLAAVRRALTPTGTLIPNSGRGGRWFGPLGRIIKARVLSGFTRQQLKPFMSVGKRQDLLTLAELLTTGQIRSVIDRTYPLDEVADALRYVGAGHTRGKVVISV, from the coding sequence GTGGGAAACGAACAGCGATCGAATGCCGGAGCACCCCTGGTGCCGGGGGTAAGTCTGGGCGGGGCGGCGACGATGCGGGCCACCGTCCAGCACCGCTACGGCCCGCCCTCAGCGCTCGAGTTGTCCAAGATCGGGGTACCGCTACCCGGTCGAGGGGAGGTGCTCGTCCAGGTGGGCGCAGCCTCGGTACACCCTGGCGACTACTTCGTCATGACCGGCGAGCCGTACATGGTGCGCCTGGTGTACGGGCTCCGCCGGCCGCGCCACGGCACTCCCGGCATGGACCTCGCTGGGGTGGTGGCAGCGGTAGGCAAGGACGTCACTGCTTTCCGCCCCGGCGAGAAGGTGTTCGGCTGGAGCACCGCTGGAGCACTCGCGGAGTACGCCTGCGTCCCGGCGGACAACCTCGTGCCCGTGCCTGCCAACCTGTCGGTCGTGGACGCGGCAGCGGTGCCCACCTCGGCCATGACGGCGTTGCAGGCATTGCGCAAGATCGCGAACGTTCGACCGGGCCAGACGGTGCTGGTCACGGGCGCGTCAGGCGGCGTGGGCTCCTTCGCCGTGCAAATCGCCAAGACGTTTGGTGCCGAGGTGACGGGTGTGTGCAGCACCCGCAATGTCGACCTGGTCCGGTCACTCGGTGCCGACCATGTCATTGACTACACGAGGACCGACTTCACCCACACCGGGAAGCGTTACGACGTCATCCTCGACAACATCGAAGCCCAGCCCCTGGCGGCTGTCCGCCGGGCGCTGACGCCCACCGGCACCCTGATCCCCAACAGCGGACGAGGGGGCCGCTGGTTCGGCCCCCTCGGTCGGATAATCAAAGCGCGTGTGCTGTCTGGGTTCACCCGTCAGCAGCTGAAGCCTTTCATGTCGGTTGGGAAGCGCCAAGACCTGCTCACCCTGGCCGAGCTGCTCACGACCGGGCAGATCAGGTCCGTCATCGACCGCACTTACCCCCTCGACGAAGTGGCCGACGCCCTCCGCTACGTCGGGGCCGGCCACACCCGGGGGAAGGTCGTGATCTCCGTCTGA
- a CDS encoding restriction endonuclease subunit S, with the protein MSLGSAPVQIIDGDRGRNYPSSGDLLETGHCLFLSARNVTKRGFDFTDQVFVTHEKDRQLRAGKLQREDVVLTTRGTVGNVAYFGETVVEDHMRINSGMVILRADGKLIDSSFLYSFMRSTSFTDQVESLTSGSAQPQLPIRELRQVLIPVPDFAQQRAIAEMLGALDDKIVANAKLARSASDLAELEFRRLMLRSHESVTLAEVLTLEYGKSLPAGKRTNGPVKVYGSGGIVGKHTEALCDGPGVVVGRKGTAGAVHWASGPFFPIDTTFWAKPSAEWISPIFSYFLLKSLRLHEMNSDSAVPGLNRNEAHAIAVRRPDSDQLREFTTIAMELFDVTSQMDRENEMLATTRDTLLPQLMSGKLRVKEAEMLVEELV; encoded by the coding sequence ATGAGTCTGGGCAGTGCACCGGTGCAGATAATAGACGGCGATCGCGGCCGGAATTATCCGTCAAGCGGTGACCTGTTGGAAACCGGTCACTGTCTTTTCCTAAGCGCTCGAAACGTAACCAAAAGGGGTTTCGACTTCACCGATCAGGTTTTCGTCACCCACGAAAAGGATCGGCAGCTTCGGGCGGGCAAATTACAACGGGAAGACGTTGTGCTGACTACCCGTGGCACTGTTGGGAATGTCGCCTATTTCGGGGAGACTGTGGTTGAAGATCACATGCGAATCAATTCTGGGATGGTCATTCTTAGGGCAGATGGCAAGCTCATTGACTCCTCATTTCTTTATTCATTCATGAGATCCACCAGTTTCACAGATCAGGTGGAGTCGTTGACGTCTGGAAGTGCACAGCCCCAACTTCCAATCCGAGAGCTACGCCAGGTCCTCATTCCTGTTCCCGATTTTGCGCAGCAGCGAGCAATTGCGGAGATGCTGGGGGCACTTGACGACAAGATCGTCGCCAACGCCAAACTCGCTCGATCGGCTTCTGACTTAGCCGAGCTGGAGTTTCGCCGCTTGATGCTTCGATCTCATGAATCTGTCACCTTGGCAGAAGTACTCACTCTCGAGTACGGAAAATCACTACCTGCAGGCAAGCGAACGAACGGACCGGTGAAGGTCTATGGCAGTGGCGGAATTGTTGGTAAACATACTGAAGCACTGTGTGATGGGCCGGGAGTCGTAGTCGGACGCAAGGGCACCGCGGGTGCCGTTCACTGGGCATCGGGGCCTTTCTTCCCGATTGACACGACGTTTTGGGCGAAACCAAGCGCCGAATGGATCAGCCCAATCTTCTCGTACTTCCTTTTAAAGTCTCTTCGACTCCACGAAATGAACTCAGACTCAGCTGTTCCCGGCTTAAACAGAAATGAGGCACATGCAATTGCGGTCCGGCGTCCAGACTCGGACCAGCTTCGCGAATTTACGACGATAGCCATGGAGCTATTCGACGTTACATCACAGATGGACCGAGAGAACGAGATGCTCGCCACCACGCGCGATACGCTCCTGCCCCAGCTCATGTCCGGAAAACTGCGGGTCAAAGAAGCCGAAATGCTGGTCGAAGAACTCGTCTAA